One Rhizobiales bacterium GAS188 DNA window includes the following coding sequences:
- a CDS encoding [Acyl-carrier-protein] S-malonyltransferase, protein MTTAFIFPGQGSQSVGMGKALFEDFATARAVFEETDAALSQKLSTLMFEGPEAELTLTANAQPALMAVSVAAMRVLQSETGLDLERDARFVAGHSLGEYSALCAAGAFSLADAARLLRLRGEAMQKAVAPGEGAMAALLGLDAEAAAAAAAGAASDTGLVCQVANDNAPGQVVVSGAKAAVERAVAIAREKGARRAMLLPVSAPFHCALMQPAAEAMARALAERPPGTPAVPLVANMEAKPITDPGSIRDSLVRQVTGTVRWRESVAYMAAQGVTRFVEVGAGKVLSGLVKRIAEGATILSVGAPADIAAFLAAFPAGSPAKA, encoded by the coding sequence ATGACCACAGCCTTCATCTTTCCCGGCCAGGGCAGCCAATCAGTCGGCATGGGCAAGGCGCTCTTCGAGGATTTCGCCACGGCCCGGGCCGTCTTCGAGGAGACCGATGCCGCCTTGTCGCAAAAGCTCTCGACCTTGATGTTCGAAGGGCCGGAAGCCGAGCTGACGCTGACCGCGAATGCCCAGCCGGCCCTGATGGCGGTTTCGGTGGCGGCGATGCGGGTGCTGCAAAGCGAGACCGGGCTTGATCTCGAGCGTGATGCGCGCTTCGTCGCCGGGCATTCGCTCGGCGAGTATTCGGCGCTGTGTGCGGCCGGCGCCTTCAGCCTCGCGGATGCGGCGCGCCTGCTGCGCCTGCGCGGCGAGGCGATGCAGAAGGCGGTGGCGCCGGGCGAAGGCGCCATGGCGGCATTGCTCGGTCTCGACGCCGAAGCTGCGGCCGCGGCAGCCGCCGGAGCCGCGAGCGATACCGGCCTCGTCTGTCAGGTCGCCAATGACAATGCGCCGGGCCAGGTCGTGGTCTCCGGCGCCAAGGCGGCCGTCGAACGCGCCGTGGCGATCGCCAGGGAGAAGGGCGCGCGCCGCGCCATGCTGCTACCGGTATCGGCCCCCTTCCACTGCGCCTTGATGCAGCCCGCCGCCGAAGCGATGGCGAGGGCGCTCGCCGAGCGCCCACCCGGCACGCCGGCAGTGCCGCTCGTCGCCAATATGGAGGCAAAGCCCATCACCGATCCCGGCAGCATCCGTGACAGCCTGGTGCGGCAGGTGACCGGCACGGTGCGCTGGCGCGAAAGCGTTGCCTATATGGCGGCGCAAGGGGTCACGCGTTTCGTCGAGGTCGGGGCCGGCAAGGTGCTCTCCGGGCTCGTCAAGCGCATCGCCGAGGGCGCGACCATCCTCAGCGTCGGCGCGCCTGCCGACATTGCAGCCTTCTTGGCCGCCTTCCCGGCCGGCTCCCCGGCCAAAGCTTGA